The following coding sequences lie in one Rutidosis leptorrhynchoides isolate AG116_Rl617_1_P2 chromosome 4, CSIRO_AGI_Rlap_v1, whole genome shotgun sequence genomic window:
- the LOC139842538 gene encoding uncharacterized mitochondrial protein AtMg00810-like: MECEIGSSVKNPGFTRCAHEQAVYVKESSKDLLIVGVYVDDLIVTGASETLVSTFKKEMMKMFDMSDLGMLSYYLGIEVCQSKGTITISHAGYAKKIIQCAGMAECNPCKYPMEAKLKLTKDEDGVDVNATDYRRLIGSLSYLVNTRPDISYSVGVISRFMESLKVSHLNALKQIVRYIKGTTDYGLVYRRGGDGKLLGYSNSSHGVDIIDRKGTTGMVFYFSGNLISWNSSKQKTMALSSCEAEFIAAKMAACQALCL, encoded by the coding sequence ATGGAATGCGAGATTGGATCAAGTGTTAAAAATCCGGGTTTTACGCGTTGTGCTCATGAGCAAGCAGTTTATGTAAAAGAAAGCTCGAAAGACTTGCTCATAGTTggagtttatgtcgatgatctaatCGTAACTGGTGCGTCTGAAACTCTTGTCAGCACATTCAAAAAGGAGATGATGAAAATGTTCGACATGAGTGACTTGGGAATGCTCTCGTATTATCTTGGAATAGAAGTGTGCCAAAGCAAAGGAACAATTACTATTAGTCATGCGGGGTATGCGAAGAAGATCATTCAGTGTGCGGGAATGGCAGAATGTAATCCTTGCAAATATCCAATGGaggcaaaactcaaattaacaaaaGATGAGGATGGTGTGGATGTAAATGCCACAGATTATAGACGACTCATTGGAAGTCTTAGCTATCTCGTCAACACAAGACCCGATATTAGTTACTCGGTGGGAGTAATTAGTAGGTTCATGGAGTCTCTGAAAGTAAGTCATCTCAATGCACTCAAGCAAATAGTCAGATACATCAAAGGAACTACTGATTACGGGTTGGTGTATCGACGAGGTGGTGATGGGAAGTTGCTCGGATACAGTAATAGTAGCCATGGAGTTGATATCATTGATCGCAAAGGTACCACTGGTATGGTTTTCTATTTTTCAGGGAACCTGATCTCATGGAACTCAAGCAAACAAAAGACGATGGCACTCTCCTCTTGTGAGGCAGAGTTTATTGCGGCAAAAATGGCGGCATGTCAAGCGTTGTGCCTGTGA
- the LOC139844935 gene encoding alpha-dioxygenase 2 isoform X2, with protein sequence MTINLSSFFSIHPHLQPLFAKMALLDKIIFYIVHMVDKCRLWYRLPVIMGLGYLALRRHLHQKYNLLHIGTMSGSNYDVQQYPHRTPDGKCNHPTDDVVGSQGTFFGRNMPPSTTKFGLLDPHPSVVATKLLERRKFVECGKQFNMIACSWLQFMIHDWIDHMEDTHQVEIVAPAEVAGKCPLKSFKFYRSKEVSTGSLQTKSGFLNSRTPWWDGSVIYGNNEVGMGKVRTYKDGKLKISSDGLLEHDEKGIPISGDVRNCWAGFSLLQALFVKEHNAICDMLKENYPEFDDEKLYQHARLITSAIIAKIHTIDWTVELLRTDTLLAAMRLNWYGLLGKKVKNMFGNIFGAELSGLIGLKRPQDHGVPYSLTEEFVSVYRLHTMLPDKIVLRDIDSLASKCNLTPPIQEEVSMKDMIGKGGEKRLSKIGMEKMLVSMGHQACGAVTLWNYPSWMRNLVAHDIDGEERADPVDMASIEIYRDRERKVPRYNEFRRNLLMIPISKWEDLTDDEDVLKALCEVYGDDIEKLDLLVGIHAEKKIKGFAISETAFFIFVLIASR encoded by the exons ATGACGATCAACCTCTCTTCTTTCTTCTCCATTCATCCTCATCTTCAACCTCTCTTTGCGAAGATGGCGTTATTGGACAAAATCATCTTTTAT ATTGTGCATATGGTGGACAAATGTAGGTTATGGTATCGGTTACCAGTGATAATGGGGCTAGGTTATTTGGCTTTAAGAAGGCATTTGCATCAGAAATACAATCTGCTGCATATAGGAACCATGAGTGGCTCGAATTATGATGTTCAACAGTATCCTCATCGAACGCCCGATGGCAAATGCAATCATCCTACAGATGATGTTGTAGGTAGTCAAGGAACATTTTTCGGCCGTAATATGCCTCCGTCTACTACCAAGTTTGGG TTGTTGGATCCTCATCCATCAGTGGTAGCCACAAAACTACTCGAAAGAAGGAAATTTGTTGAATGTGGGAAACAATTCAACATGATAGCTTGCTCTTGGTTACAATTCATGATTCATGATTGGATTGATCATATGGAAGACACTCATCAG GTTGAAATTGTAGCTCCTGCTGAAGTTGCAGGAAAATGTCCATTGAAATCTTTCAAATTTTACAGAAGCAAAGAGGTTTCTACAGGATCACTTCAAACAAAGAGCGGTTTTCTTAATTCGAGGACACCATGGTG GGATGGAAGTGTTATCTATGGAAATAATGAAGTAGGCATGGGGAAGGTAAGAACTTATAAAGACGGAAAGTTAAAAATTTCGAGTGACGGGCTTTTAGAACACGATGAGAAAGGGATTCCTATATCAGGAGACGTACGAAATTGTTGGGCGGGTTTTTCCCTCTTGCAAGCTTTATTTGTCAAAGAGCATAATGCTATTTGTGATATGCTTAAA GAGAATTATCCAGAATTTGATGATGAGAAGTTGTATCAGCATGCAAGATTAATAACTTCAGCGATTATTGCTAAGATACACACTATTGATTGGACGGTTGAATTATTAAGAACTGATACTCTTTTAGCAGCGATGAGACTCAACTG GTATGGTCTTTTAGGTAAAAAGGTGAAAAATATGTTTGGGAATATATTTGGAGCAGAATTGAGTGGACTAATTGGTCTCAAAAGACCACAAGATCATGGTGTTCCCTATTCGTTGACGGAGGAGTTTGTAAGCGTGTATAGACTGCATACAATGCTGCCAGACAAAATAGTTCTTCGAGACATCGATTCGTTAGCTTCAAAATGCAATCTCACTCCACCAATTCAAGAAGA GGTGAGTATGAAGGATATGATTGGAAAAGGAGGAGAAAAAAGATTGTCTAAAATTGGTATGGAGAAAATGTTGGTCTCCATGGGTCATCAAGCTTGTGGAGCTGTCACATTGTGGAACTATCCATCGTGGATGAGAAACCTTGTTGCTCATGATATCGATGGGGAAGAAAGGGCGGATCCAGTAGACATGGCTTCAATTGAAA TTTATAGAGACAGAGAACGAAAGGTTCCTCGATACAATGAGTTTAGGAGGAACTTGTTAATGATTCCTATTAGCAAGTGGGAAGATTTGACGGACGATGAAGATGTACTGAAAGCGCTTTGTGAAGTATATGGAGATGACATTGAGAAGCTCGATTTACTCGTGGGAATACACGCTGAGAAGAAAATAAAAGGTTTTGCGATTAGTGAAACTGCTTTCTTCATCTTCGTGCTAATTGCGTCTAGGTGA
- the LOC139844935 gene encoding alpha-dioxygenase 2 isoform X3, giving the protein MIACSWLQFMIHDWIDHMEDTHQVEIVAPAEVAGKCPLKSFKFYRSKEVSTGSLQTKSGFLNSRTPWWDGSVIYGNNEVGMGKVRTYKDGKLKISSDGLLEHDEKGIPISGDVRNCWAGFSLLQALFVKEHNAICDMLKENYPEFDDEKLYQHARLITSAIIAKIHTIDWTVELLRTDTLLAAMRLNWYGLLGKKVKNMFGNIFGAELSGLIGLKRPQDHGVPYSLTEEFVSVYRLHTMLPDKIVLRDIDSLASKCNLTPPIQEEVSMKDMIGKGGEKRLSKIGMEKMLVSMGHQACGAVTLWNYPSWMRNLVAHDIDGEERADPVDMASIEIYRDRERKVPRYNEFRRNLLMIPISKWEDLTDDEDVLKALCEVYGDDIEKLDLLVGIHAEKKIKGFAISETAFFIFVLIASRRLEADRFFTTNFNSKTYTEKGLELITKTESLKDVIDRHFPEMSKTWMRCSSAFSVWDSDPNVSYYMPLYLRVN; this is encoded by the exons ATGATAGCTTGCTCTTGGTTACAATTCATGATTCATGATTGGATTGATCATATGGAAGACACTCATCAG GTTGAAATTGTAGCTCCTGCTGAAGTTGCAGGAAAATGTCCATTGAAATCTTTCAAATTTTACAGAAGCAAAGAGGTTTCTACAGGATCACTTCAAACAAAGAGCGGTTTTCTTAATTCGAGGACACCATGGTG GGATGGAAGTGTTATCTATGGAAATAATGAAGTAGGCATGGGGAAGGTAAGAACTTATAAAGACGGAAAGTTAAAAATTTCGAGTGACGGGCTTTTAGAACACGATGAGAAAGGGATTCCTATATCAGGAGACGTACGAAATTGTTGGGCGGGTTTTTCCCTCTTGCAAGCTTTATTTGTCAAAGAGCATAATGCTATTTGTGATATGCTTAAA GAGAATTATCCAGAATTTGATGATGAGAAGTTGTATCAGCATGCAAGATTAATAACTTCAGCGATTATTGCTAAGATACACACTATTGATTGGACGGTTGAATTATTAAGAACTGATACTCTTTTAGCAGCGATGAGACTCAACTG GTATGGTCTTTTAGGTAAAAAGGTGAAAAATATGTTTGGGAATATATTTGGAGCAGAATTGAGTGGACTAATTGGTCTCAAAAGACCACAAGATCATGGTGTTCCCTATTCGTTGACGGAGGAGTTTGTAAGCGTGTATAGACTGCATACAATGCTGCCAGACAAAATAGTTCTTCGAGACATCGATTCGTTAGCTTCAAAATGCAATCTCACTCCACCAATTCAAGAAGA GGTGAGTATGAAGGATATGATTGGAAAAGGAGGAGAAAAAAGATTGTCTAAAATTGGTATGGAGAAAATGTTGGTCTCCATGGGTCATCAAGCTTGTGGAGCTGTCACATTGTGGAACTATCCATCGTGGATGAGAAACCTTGTTGCTCATGATATCGATGGGGAAGAAAGGGCGGATCCAGTAGACATGGCTTCAATTGAAA TTTATAGAGACAGAGAACGAAAGGTTCCTCGATACAATGAGTTTAGGAGGAACTTGTTAATGATTCCTATTAGCAAGTGGGAAGATTTGACGGACGATGAAGATGTACTGAAAGCGCTTTGTGAAGTATATGGAGATGACATTGAGAAGCTCGATTTACTCGTGGGAATACACGCTGAGAAGAAAATAAAAGGTTTTGCGATTAGTGAAACTGCTTTCTTCATCTTCGTGCTAATTGCGTCTAG GAGACTTGAAGCGGATCGTTTCTTTACAACAAATTTTAACTCAAAAACGTACACGGAGAAAGGACTAGAGTTGATTACCAAGACAGAAAGTCTGAAAGATGTTATCGACAGACATTTTCCTGAGATGTCGAAAACTTGGATGAGATGTTCGAGTGCATTTTCTGTATGGGATTCAGATCCAAATGTTTCTTACTATATGCCATTGTATCTACGAGTTAACTAA
- the LOC139844935 gene encoding alpha-dioxygenase 2 isoform X1 has product MTINLSSFFSIHPHLQPLFAKMALLDKIIFYIVHMVDKCRLWYRLPVIMGLGYLALRRHLHQKYNLLHIGTMSGSNYDVQQYPHRTPDGKCNHPTDDVVGSQGTFFGRNMPPSTTKFGLLDPHPSVVATKLLERRKFVECGKQFNMIACSWLQFMIHDWIDHMEDTHQVEIVAPAEVAGKCPLKSFKFYRSKEVSTGSLQTKSGFLNSRTPWWDGSVIYGNNEVGMGKVRTYKDGKLKISSDGLLEHDEKGIPISGDVRNCWAGFSLLQALFVKEHNAICDMLKENYPEFDDEKLYQHARLITSAIIAKIHTIDWTVELLRTDTLLAAMRLNWYGLLGKKVKNMFGNIFGAELSGLIGLKRPQDHGVPYSLTEEFVSVYRLHTMLPDKIVLRDIDSLASKCNLTPPIQEEVSMKDMIGKGGEKRLSKIGMEKMLVSMGHQACGAVTLWNYPSWMRNLVAHDIDGEERADPVDMASIEIYRDRERKVPRYNEFRRNLLMIPISKWEDLTDDEDVLKALCEVYGDDIEKLDLLVGIHAEKKIKGFAISETAFFIFVLIASRRLEADRFFTTNFNSKTYTEKGLELITKTESLKDVIDRHFPEMSKTWMRCSSAFSVWDSDPNVSYYMPLYLRVN; this is encoded by the exons ATGACGATCAACCTCTCTTCTTTCTTCTCCATTCATCCTCATCTTCAACCTCTCTTTGCGAAGATGGCGTTATTGGACAAAATCATCTTTTAT ATTGTGCATATGGTGGACAAATGTAGGTTATGGTATCGGTTACCAGTGATAATGGGGCTAGGTTATTTGGCTTTAAGAAGGCATTTGCATCAGAAATACAATCTGCTGCATATAGGAACCATGAGTGGCTCGAATTATGATGTTCAACAGTATCCTCATCGAACGCCCGATGGCAAATGCAATCATCCTACAGATGATGTTGTAGGTAGTCAAGGAACATTTTTCGGCCGTAATATGCCTCCGTCTACTACCAAGTTTGGG TTGTTGGATCCTCATCCATCAGTGGTAGCCACAAAACTACTCGAAAGAAGGAAATTTGTTGAATGTGGGAAACAATTCAACATGATAGCTTGCTCTTGGTTACAATTCATGATTCATGATTGGATTGATCATATGGAAGACACTCATCAG GTTGAAATTGTAGCTCCTGCTGAAGTTGCAGGAAAATGTCCATTGAAATCTTTCAAATTTTACAGAAGCAAAGAGGTTTCTACAGGATCACTTCAAACAAAGAGCGGTTTTCTTAATTCGAGGACACCATGGTG GGATGGAAGTGTTATCTATGGAAATAATGAAGTAGGCATGGGGAAGGTAAGAACTTATAAAGACGGAAAGTTAAAAATTTCGAGTGACGGGCTTTTAGAACACGATGAGAAAGGGATTCCTATATCAGGAGACGTACGAAATTGTTGGGCGGGTTTTTCCCTCTTGCAAGCTTTATTTGTCAAAGAGCATAATGCTATTTGTGATATGCTTAAA GAGAATTATCCAGAATTTGATGATGAGAAGTTGTATCAGCATGCAAGATTAATAACTTCAGCGATTATTGCTAAGATACACACTATTGATTGGACGGTTGAATTATTAAGAACTGATACTCTTTTAGCAGCGATGAGACTCAACTG GTATGGTCTTTTAGGTAAAAAGGTGAAAAATATGTTTGGGAATATATTTGGAGCAGAATTGAGTGGACTAATTGGTCTCAAAAGACCACAAGATCATGGTGTTCCCTATTCGTTGACGGAGGAGTTTGTAAGCGTGTATAGACTGCATACAATGCTGCCAGACAAAATAGTTCTTCGAGACATCGATTCGTTAGCTTCAAAATGCAATCTCACTCCACCAATTCAAGAAGA GGTGAGTATGAAGGATATGATTGGAAAAGGAGGAGAAAAAAGATTGTCTAAAATTGGTATGGAGAAAATGTTGGTCTCCATGGGTCATCAAGCTTGTGGAGCTGTCACATTGTGGAACTATCCATCGTGGATGAGAAACCTTGTTGCTCATGATATCGATGGGGAAGAAAGGGCGGATCCAGTAGACATGGCTTCAATTGAAA TTTATAGAGACAGAGAACGAAAGGTTCCTCGATACAATGAGTTTAGGAGGAACTTGTTAATGATTCCTATTAGCAAGTGGGAAGATTTGACGGACGATGAAGATGTACTGAAAGCGCTTTGTGAAGTATATGGAGATGACATTGAGAAGCTCGATTTACTCGTGGGAATACACGCTGAGAAGAAAATAAAAGGTTTTGCGATTAGTGAAACTGCTTTCTTCATCTTCGTGCTAATTGCGTCTAG GAGACTTGAAGCGGATCGTTTCTTTACAACAAATTTTAACTCAAAAACGTACACGGAGAAAGGACTAGAGTTGATTACCAAGACAGAAAGTCTGAAAGATGTTATCGACAGACATTTTCCTGAGATGTCGAAAACTTGGATGAGATGTTCGAGTGCATTTTCTGTATGGGATTCAGATCCAAATGTTTCTTACTATATGCCATTGTATCTACGAGTTAACTAA